GATTCCAAGTGACTTGGGATGAGCCTGGAACGTTCGCCCTTGTCCAGGCTGACCCTCCAGATGCACAGCAGACTATCGTGGCCCTACGGAGTCTGGGGGTGGAGGCGACTTTCGAGGTGCAGCCCATACCTGAGGGGCTTCCGTTGCCGCGATTTCACGCGCGCGGAGCCGTTTGGCTCTTTACGGGCCAGGGTGCGGCGCGGCCAACTGCTGTCTTTTCACGGAAGCAAGTGGCAGATGCTTGGCTCGCCAAGACGAAGTTCTCGGGCACGCTTGTAGCATACCCTCTCGATACATCCCTATACGAAATGGAGAGTCATTTGGCGAGAAGGGCGCTGCCGCCTGCGCACTCGGTCGCTGCCCAGAGCTATGCTGAGCCGGCGGGGGAGAGCTACGAGTACGTTGAGGGGACGCAGTTGCCGAGCATTGATGCTGACGTTTGATAGAGATTCTTCCCGAGGGGCTGATTCGCGCGGCGTGTTCAATGCTTTCGACAATCTGCGCCGACCTCAACTGCTCTCGGCGTTAGTTGACAGCGATGTTCTTGTTCTGGGCCGCGCGCTCCTGCTTCCTCGACTTGAGCAGCGAGGCCACGATGGACACGCCCAGCAGCAGGGCGATGACTCCCAGGGACACCGGCGAGGGAATCTTCACCACGTCCACCAGCGCCATCTTCGCGCCCACGAACACCAGCACCCCGGACAGGCCCACCTTCAGGTAGGTGAACTTCTCCACCGCCCCCGCCAGCACGAAGAACAGCGAGCGCAGGCCCAGGATGGCGAAGATGTTCGAGGTGAACACCAGGAACGGATCCGTCGTCACCGCGAAGATGGCCGGAATCGAGTCCAGCGCGAACAGCACGTCCGTCAGCTCCACCAATATCAACGTCATGAACAGCGGCGTGGCCAGCCTCCGGCCGTTCTGCACCGTGAAGAAGCGGTCCCCGTCCAGCTCCTTCGACGAGGGGATGATCCGCCGCGCCAGCTTCATGGCCGCGCCGCTCTCCGGGTGCTCCTCGTGGTTGCGCTGCACGAAGAGCTTCACCCCCGTGAAGATGAGGAACGCGCCGAAGACGTAGATGAGCCAGTGGAAGCGCTCGAGCATCGCCACGCCCGCGAAGATCATCACCGCGCGCAGCACCAGCGCGCTCAGGATGCCCCAGAACAACACCCGGTGCTGGTACAACACCGGAATCTTCAGCGCCGAGAAGATGACGACGAAGACGAAGATGTTGTCGATGGAGAGCGACTTCTCGATGAGGTAGCCGGACAGGAAGTTGAGCGCCGGCTCGGAGCCGAACTTCCACCAGATGCCCAGGTTGAACAGCAGCGCCAGGGAGATCCACACCCCGCTCCACGTCAGCGCCTCCTTGAACTTCACCTCATGCGTCTTGCGGTGGAAGACCCCCAGGTCCAGCGCGAGCATCGCCAGCACGAACAGGATGAATCCGCCCCAGAGGACGGGGCTGCCTACGCTGTGCGCTTCCATGGAGTCGTATCCTTCGGATGGAAAGGGGGATCGCCGTACCGCGCGCTTCCCCCTGAATTAAGAGGCCTCCGAAAGTTCGGCAAATAGGAAATCAGGGTAGAACCCTTCGGAAAAACCGAAGAATGGCGGACCCATCGGCTCGCCATCCGGGGCGGGTTCCGAGCCGTGTGACACCCGGCCTCAACGAGTGCACGGATGAGGCCTTGCCTGGGAATCTCCATTCCCACTCGCGCCTCGAGCCCATCCACTAGTGGGCTTTGTGTCCGGTACGGCGCTTGCTCCTGCGTCTCCGGGCCGAGGAGTCGGCGTGGAGGTGGATGAGGATGCGAGCATGGGTGGGGGCGTGGGGAGCGGTTCTCGGTTTCACGGCATTGGGGATCGCATGCGGCGGCGGGCTGACCGAGCCCGTGCCCGGGGATTCAGCGCGTCAGACACCCACGGAGCCCGAGGTTCCCTCGGATCCACGGACGCCCCCCGGGGACGCGGGCACGCCCCTTCCCGAGGACGGTGGAACCCCCCCTCCGCCCGATGACGCGGGGAGCCCGCCTCCCGTGGACGCGGGCACTCCCGGGGATGGGGGCACGGACGGAGGGGGCGGAACCGGCGACGCTCCGGACGAGCCCGGGGGAGGCACGGTCGACGACTTCCCGGGCGTGGACATCTGGCCCCAGGAGCCGGTGGTCAACTACACGCAGCGCTTCGGAGTGGGCCAGCCCCAGGGCGTGGCGGTGGATGACGCCTTCAACATCTGGCTGCTCCAGGGCAACCGCAT
Above is a window of Cystobacter fuscus DNA encoding:
- a CDS encoding DUF7710 domain-containing protein; translated protein: MPYIRPGDCLVWFQATREVLLPLGAPGYVEDDPSRTAGGREFFWAFETESGLRFQVTWDEPGTFALVQADPPDAQQTIVALRSLGVEATFEVQPIPEGLPLPRFHARGAVWLFTGQGAARPTAVFSRKQVADAWLAKTKFSGTLVAYPLDTSLYEMESHLARRALPPAHSVAAQSYAEPAGESYEYVEGTQLPSIDADV
- a CDS encoding TerC family protein, with amino-acid sequence MEAHSVGSPVLWGGFILFVLAMLALDLGVFHRKTHEVKFKEALTWSGVWISLALLFNLGIWWKFGSEPALNFLSGYLIEKSLSIDNIFVFVVIFSALKIPVLYQHRVLFWGILSALVLRAVMIFAGVAMLERFHWLIYVFGAFLIFTGVKLFVQRNHEEHPESGAAMKLARRIIPSSKELDGDRFFTVQNGRRLATPLFMTLILVELTDVLFALDSIPAIFAVTTDPFLVFTSNIFAILGLRSLFFVLAGAVEKFTYLKVGLSGVLVFVGAKMALVDVVKIPSPVSLGVIALLLGVSIVASLLKSRKQERAAQNKNIAVN